From the genome of Azospirillum sp. TSA2s, one region includes:
- a CDS encoding response regulator transcription factor codes for MPADAVPDMSADLTVFIVDDDDAIRDSLQILLECAGFQAESFSTPLAFLESDAPARPGCLLVDVRMPQMSGLDVQERLARDGRAIPVVVMTGHGDVPLAVRAMKAGAVDFVEKPFEEESLLAAVRSALARAVESRVPAAAPPAAAPEQPAPPPAASASPEVLARLSALTPREHDVLRWLVAGKSNKVIAFELSISPRTVEIHRARVMEKMQADSLPTLVRMAISAGVVPGGL; via the coding sequence CGCCATCCGCGATTCCCTCCAGATCCTTCTGGAATGCGCCGGCTTCCAGGCGGAAAGCTTCTCCACCCCGCTGGCTTTCCTGGAGTCCGACGCCCCGGCGCGGCCGGGCTGCCTGCTGGTCGACGTCCGCATGCCGCAGATGAGCGGCCTCGACGTTCAGGAACGGCTGGCCCGCGACGGCCGCGCCATCCCGGTGGTGGTGATGACCGGCCATGGCGACGTGCCGCTCGCCGTGCGCGCCATGAAGGCCGGGGCGGTCGATTTCGTCGAAAAGCCCTTCGAGGAGGAGTCGCTGCTCGCCGCCGTCCGCTCCGCCCTGGCCCGTGCGGTGGAAAGCAGGGTGCCGGCCGCCGCCCCGCCGGCCGCAGCCCCGGAACAGCCGGCGCCGCCCCCCGCCGCCTCCGCATCTCCGGAGGTGCTGGCCCGCCTGTCCGCCCTGACACCGCGGGAACATGACGTTCTGCGCTGGCTGGTGGCCGGCAAGTCGAACAAGGTCATCGCCTTCGAGCTGTCGATCAGCCCGCGCACCGTGGAAATCCACCGCGCGCGGGTGATGGAGAAGATGCAGGCCGACAGCCTGCCCACCCTGGTGCGCATGGCGATCTCCGCCGGCGTGGTTCCCGGCGGCCTGTGA